The following coding sequences are from one Sandaracinaceae bacterium window:
- a CDS encoding VOC family protein, whose product MTEPRDAPALRCTLLVLRCADLDAARSFYAALGAHFVEEKHGEGPRHYAATLGGMTLELYPGEADAATRVGFAVSDVDATVSALQALGALVRVAPKDSPWGRRAVVVDPDGRSVELT is encoded by the coding sequence ATGACCGAGCCCCGCGACGCCCCTGCGCTCCGCTGCACCCTGCTGGTCCTCCGGTGCGCCGACCTGGACGCTGCGCGTTCCTTCTACGCAGCCCTCGGCGCGCACTTCGTCGAGGAGAAGCACGGCGAAGGCCCACGTCACTACGCGGCCACCCTGGGCGGCATGACGCTCGAGCTCTACCCGGGCGAGGCCGACGCCGCGACCCGCGTGGGGTTCGCGGTCTCCGACGTGGACGCGACCGTGTCCGCCCTGCAGGCGCTCGGTGCGCTGGTTCGCGTGGCGCCGAAGGACTCACCCTGGGGGCGGCGCGCGGTGGTGGTGGACCCAGACGGGCGCAGCGTGGAACTCACCTGA
- a CDS encoding DUF4132 domain-containing protein, with amino-acid sequence MTQLSPNAELVRCLLTGVPVIGAEPDMSALTDAELGALACLAWAPDAHGVHASQLSAVLRGRAPVFTEHAAVAALHALTEGAQRRVAADQPALLQWVIEAAAQVVCGCAEVSEPPVHGALSTLVVLGLGPVLDLLDVALLTCAGHDAPAHPGELGRKERRFLTSLVSPRDRIQMGRVRSAWNFAVDDDELTPRGADPLALLPGYLAFAERLTTMALEHARAIQSGAVPYAADKAFAHDEPHAVHAALRAGLDQGKPWAREAAIPLLAGLSVAPLDRAKTVPSQSASIAVAKAIAERPSAPLVAEMKATVAKVRHAGLKKKLARFLAVAERRLFEHDDFLLELDPGATIPKALAGTVTRAIEALFLRPAPLPFDAWKDRILGNKTAAKRAACLVWRSDSGTAFVPVRKGARWVFVGSDGSPRTPSHGTVALWHPLQPDADASAWRAWVLEQQVQQPFNQLFRETYSPNSVASLLVPELDVKTLLGLARSQGWVLRDERLVRRMGPCRVELEVGRVFPGAQGTTRCFSLQLFHGVERQSLDLSTEDPQVVSECLRTVDLLVGVSSFALDPAQSVETTSARERRAVLTRMLGAEAGSERPFVDGHHVRCGDLSISIATGRASRDGEEVELPRVAAGVAVIPYPDETLYRIVRALNAHTRG; translated from the coding sequence ATGACCCAGTTGTCCCCCAACGCCGAGCTGGTTCGCTGCCTGCTCACCGGCGTCCCCGTCATCGGGGCCGAGCCGGACATGAGCGCGCTCACCGACGCCGAGCTGGGGGCGCTGGCGTGTTTGGCCTGGGCGCCAGACGCGCATGGGGTCCACGCCAGTCAGCTCAGCGCCGTACTCCGTGGCCGGGCGCCTGTCTTCACGGAGCACGCAGCAGTGGCTGCGCTCCACGCGCTGACTGAGGGCGCCCAACGGCGCGTGGCCGCCGACCAGCCCGCGCTGCTTCAGTGGGTGATCGAGGCCGCCGCGCAGGTGGTGTGTGGCTGCGCGGAGGTGAGCGAGCCCCCGGTGCACGGCGCGCTCAGCACCCTGGTCGTGCTGGGGCTGGGGCCGGTGCTCGACCTCCTCGACGTGGCGCTGCTCACCTGCGCTGGACACGACGCGCCAGCGCACCCGGGCGAGCTGGGCCGCAAGGAGCGACGGTTTCTCACTAGCCTCGTGTCACCGCGCGACCGCATCCAGATGGGTCGGGTCCGAAGCGCGTGGAACTTCGCGGTGGACGACGACGAGCTGACCCCGCGCGGCGCGGACCCGCTCGCGCTCCTCCCGGGGTACCTCGCCTTCGCCGAGCGGCTCACCACCATGGCGCTCGAACACGCGCGCGCCATCCAGTCGGGCGCGGTCCCCTACGCGGCCGACAAGGCGTTCGCGCACGACGAACCCCACGCGGTGCACGCCGCCCTGCGGGCAGGCCTCGACCAAGGAAAGCCGTGGGCCAGAGAGGCTGCGATCCCGTTGCTGGCCGGGCTCAGCGTGGCCCCACTCGACAGGGCCAAGACCGTCCCCTCGCAGAGCGCGTCCATCGCCGTCGCCAAGGCCATCGCCGAGCGTCCGTCGGCCCCGCTCGTGGCCGAGATGAAGGCCACCGTCGCCAAGGTCCGTCACGCCGGCCTGAAGAAGAAGCTCGCCCGCTTCCTCGCAGTCGCCGAGCGCCGCCTGTTCGAGCACGACGACTTCCTGCTGGAGCTCGACCCTGGGGCCACCATCCCCAAGGCGCTCGCTGGCACGGTGACCCGCGCGATCGAGGCACTGTTCCTGCGCCCAGCGCCGCTTCCGTTCGACGCATGGAAGGACCGCATCCTCGGCAACAAGACCGCTGCGAAGCGCGCCGCCTGCCTGGTGTGGCGCTCTGACAGTGGGACCGCGTTCGTCCCCGTGCGCAAGGGAGCCCGCTGGGTGTTCGTGGGCAGCGACGGGTCGCCACGGACGCCATCACACGGCACGGTGGCGCTCTGGCATCCGCTGCAGCCCGACGCCGACGCGAGCGCGTGGCGAGCGTGGGTGCTGGAGCAGCAGGTTCAGCAGCCGTTCAACCAGCTGTTCCGCGAGACATACTCGCCCAACAGCGTGGCCAGCCTCTTGGTGCCCGAGCTGGACGTGAAGACACTGCTCGGCCTCGCTCGCTCGCAGGGCTGGGTCCTGCGCGACGAGCGGCTGGTCCGAAGGATGGGCCCGTGCCGCGTCGAGCTGGAGGTGGGCCGCGTCTTCCCGGGAGCCCAAGGGACCACCCGCTGTTTCTCGCTACAGCTCTTCCACGGGGTCGAGAGACAGAGCCTCGACCTCTCCACCGAGGATCCGCAAGTGGTGTCCGAGTGCCTGCGCACCGTCGACCTGCTGGTGGGTGTCTCATCCTTCGCGCTGGACCCGGCGCAGTCGGTGGAGACCACGAGCGCCCGGGAGAGGCGAGCCGTCCTGACGCGCATGCTCGGGGCCGAGGCCGGGTCCGAGCGACCGTTCGTCGATGGTCACCACGTGCGCTGCGGGGACCTCTCCATCAGCATCGCGACTGGGCGCGCGTCGCGGGACGGCGAGGAGGTTGAGCTCCCGCGAGTCGCCGCGGGGGTCGCCGTGATTCCCTACCCGGACGAGACCCTGTATCGGATAGTCCGCGCACTCAACGCGCACACGCGGGGGTGA